From a region of the Alosa sapidissima isolate fAloSap1 chromosome 9, fAloSap1.pri, whole genome shotgun sequence genome:
- the LOC121719442 gene encoding uncharacterized protein LOC121719442 isoform X1: protein MQVDDRMMFFTVQSVSLLVIFIISGVFATDWHVTYTQLQICAVEGSSVTMSCTYTYPGHLIIQEAFWTIQNSQTAVNLAQDPRYRDRVRVDCGSLTRGHCTLNIHNVEKGDGVMYYCRIITTTTLQRWIGIPGAMLYVIELHVEGVQSTKEGDHMTLTCRVTNCPPGGSTYSFTWSKDGRPVEEKQIINNQLQLHPVTYEDEGNYTCAVRGHEGHPSPAHMLNVQYSPRNTVVSRNPSNETLEGDSVTLTCSSDANPPVENYTWFKVNESTPVGSGQQYRITNIRYKDGGEYYCEARNEIGSNRSSPLLLNGITLISLILYTATLKDTLTHTHTHTHTHTHTYTQTHTYCTHTHTHTHTHTHTDVLPLICLLSFSNCRGQQPNDVHPNCHGSSLCTSDSSLCHCSLDQVCFSSQCSCYTLIITTKYHVFISCAVITVAGVIKEIRRLQGMKRIRMMTNMPTSAFRDLLELPVPPVLRLQEEQRMMVTTPTSSPTAPDRLQELKRMTSSMPVSSSRRPELQRGLLLMLTRRTRSSTVGSSPSTHPSSGRLKRRGQLIQTSTAQCRNSLEHDENHA, encoded by the exons ATGCAAGTTGATGACAGGATGATGTTTTTCACAGTGCAATCAGTGTCTCTGCTTGTGATATTCATAATATCAG GTGTCTTTGCTACTGATTGGCATGTAACCTATACACAGCTGCAAATCTGCGCTGTAGAAGGGTCTTCAGTGACCATgtcctgcacatacacataccctgGGCATCTTATTATTCAGGAAGCTTTCTGGACAATACAGAATTCACAAACCGCAGTTAATCTCGCTCAAGATCCAAGGTACAGAGACAGAGTTAGGGTGGACTGTGGGAGCCTAACGCGTGGACACTGCACTCTAAACATACACAATGTGGAAAAGGGAGATGGTGTCATGTACTACTGCAGGATTATAACCACTACAACTCTACAAAGATGGATTGGCATACCAGGAGCTATGTTGTATGTCATAG AGCTGCATGTGGAAGGTGTCCAGAGTACAAAGGAAGGAGATCACATGACTCTCACCTGTCGTGTCACCAACTGTCCTCCGGGTGGCAGCACTTACTCATTCACCTGGAGTAAAGATGGACGTCCTGTAGAGGAGAAGCAGATCATCAACAACCAGCTGCAACTCCACCCAGTCACTTATGAAGATGAGGGCAACTACACCTGTGCTGTTAGAGGCCATGAGGGTCATCCATCGCCAGCACATATGCTCAATGTCCAGT ATTCACCAAGGAACACTGTGGTGTCTAGAAATCCTTCTAATGAGACACTAGAGGGCGATTCAGTCactctgacctgcagcagtgatgccaaTCCACCAGTTGAGAACTACACCTGGTTTAAGGTGAATGAGTCCACTCCAGTAGGATCAGGACAGCAGTACCGCATCACTAACATCAGATATAAGGACGGTGGAGAGTACTACTGTGAGGCCAGGAATGAAATTGGTTCTAATAGATCTTCTCCACTGCTATTGAATGGTATCACCCTCATCTCCCTTATACTGTACACTGCCACTCtgaaagacacactcacacacacacacacacacacacacacacacacacatacctacactcaaacacacacatactgtacacacacacacacacacacacacacacacacacacacagatgtcttgCCATTAATTTGTCTCTTGTCATTTAGTAATTGCAGGGGGCAGCAACCTAATGATGTACATCctaattgccatggcagcagctTGTGTACTTCTGATTCTTCTCTGTGTCATTGCTCTTTGGATCAGGTTTGTTTTTCATCACAATGCAGTTGCTACACTCTCATTATTACAACTAAATATCACGTTTTCATTTCATGTGCTGTTATCACTGTAGCTGGCGTCATAAAAGAAATACGGAGGTTACAAGGAATGAAAAG GATCAGGATGATGACCAATATGCCAACATCGGCTTTCAGGGATCTACTGGAGTTGCCTGTTCCCCCAGTGCTGAGGCtgcaggaggagcagaggatgATGGTCACTACTCCAACATCCAGCCCCACGGCTCCAGACAGACTGCAGGAGCTCAAGAGGATGACGTCCAGTATGCCAGTGTCCAGTTCAAGAAGGCCAGAGCTGCAGAGGG GTCTCCTGCTCATGCTGACCAGGAGGACTCGGTCATCTACAGTGGGGTCCAGTCCCAGCACCCATCCCAGCTCAG GCCGTCTGAAGAGGAGGGGTCAGCTAATACAGACATCTACAGCACAGTGCAGAAACAGCCTAGAACATGATGAGAACCATGCCTAG
- the LOC121719442 gene encoding B-cell receptor CD22-like isoform X2 — MQVDDRMMFFTVQSVSLLVIFIISGVFATDWHVTYTQLQICAVEGSSVTMSCTYTYPGHLIIQEAFWTIQNSQTAVNLAQDPRYRDRVRVDCGSLTRGHCTLNIHNVEKGDGVMYYCRIITTTTLQRWIGIPGAMLYVIELHVEGVQSTKEGDHMTLTCRVTNCPPGGSTYSFTWSKDGRPVEEKQIINNQLQLHPVTYEDEGNYTCAVRGHEGHPSPAHMLNVQYSPKETTVHIDPSGQLVEGSQVNLTCSSKANPPAKYTWYKSSRAGDLMVGEGAIFTFDRLALDDKGLYLCTATNDIGHQNSAKFELSVSYSPRNTVVSRNPSNETLEGDSVTLTCSSDANPPVENYTWFKVNESTPVGSGQQYRITNIRYKDGGEYYCEARNEIGSNRSSPLLLNVIAGGSNLMMYILIAMAAACVLLILLCVIALWISWRHKRNTEVTRNEKDQDDDQYANIGFQGSTGVACSPSAEAAGGAEDDGHYSNIQPHGSRQTAGAQEDDVQYASVQFKKARAAEGSPAHADQEDSVIYSGVQSQHPSQLRPSEEEGSANTDIYSTVQKQPRT; from the exons ATGCAAGTTGATGACAGGATGATGTTTTTCACAGTGCAATCAGTGTCTCTGCTTGTGATATTCATAATATCAG GTGTCTTTGCTACTGATTGGCATGTAACCTATACACAGCTGCAAATCTGCGCTGTAGAAGGGTCTTCAGTGACCATgtcctgcacatacacataccctgGGCATCTTATTATTCAGGAAGCTTTCTGGACAATACAGAATTCACAAACCGCAGTTAATCTCGCTCAAGATCCAAGGTACAGAGACAGAGTTAGGGTGGACTGTGGGAGCCTAACGCGTGGACACTGCACTCTAAACATACACAATGTGGAAAAGGGAGATGGTGTCATGTACTACTGCAGGATTATAACCACTACAACTCTACAAAGATGGATTGGCATACCAGGAGCTATGTTGTATGTCATAG AGCTGCATGTGGAAGGTGTCCAGAGTACAAAGGAAGGAGATCACATGACTCTCACCTGTCGTGTCACCAACTGTCCTCCGGGTGGCAGCACTTACTCATTCACCTGGAGTAAAGATGGACGTCCTGTAGAGGAGAAGCAGATCATCAACAACCAGCTGCAACTCCACCCAGTCACTTATGAAGATGAGGGCAACTACACCTGTGCTGTTAGAGGCCATGAGGGTCATCCATCGCCAGCACATATGCTCAATGTCCAGT ATTCCCCAAAAGAGACTACTGTGCATATCGATCCCTCTGGTCAGTTGGTTGAAGGTTCACAGGTGAATCTGACCTGCAGCAGCAAAGCAAACCCACCTGCAAAATACACCTGGTATAAGAGCAGCAGAGCTGGAgacctgatggtgggagaggGGGCGATATTTACGTTTGATCGGCTTGCTTTGGATGATAAAGGACTGTATTTATGTACGGCCACCAATGACATTGGTCATCAGAATTCCGCAAAGTTTGAACTGAGTGTTTCAT ATTCACCAAGGAACACTGTGGTGTCTAGAAATCCTTCTAATGAGACACTAGAGGGCGATTCAGTCactctgacctgcagcagtgatgccaaTCCACCAGTTGAGAACTACACCTGGTTTAAGGTGAATGAGTCCACTCCAGTAGGATCAGGACAGCAGTACCGCATCACTAACATCAGATATAAGGACGGTGGAGAGTACTACTGTGAGGCCAGGAATGAAATTGGTTCTAATAGATCTTCTCCACTGCTATTGAATG TAATTGCAGGGGGCAGCAACCTAATGATGTACATCctaattgccatggcagcagctTGTGTACTTCTGATTCTTCTCTGTGTCATTGCTCTTTGGATCAG CTGGCGTCATAAAAGAAATACGGAGGTTACAAGGAATGAAAAG GATCAGGATGATGACCAATATGCCAACATCGGCTTTCAGGGATCTACTGGAGTTGCCTGTTCCCCCAGTGCTGAGGCtgcaggaggagcagaggatgATGGTCACTACTCCAACATCCAGCCCCACGGCTCCAGACAGACTGCAGGAGCTCAAGAGGATGACGTCCAGTATGCCAGTGTCCAGTTCAAGAAGGCCAGAGCTGCAGAGGG GTCTCCTGCTCATGCTGACCAGGAGGACTCGGTCATCTACAGTGGGGTCCAGTCCCAGCACCCATCCCAGCTCAG GCCGTCTGAAGAGGAGGGGTCAGCTAATACAGACATCTACAGCACAGTGCAGAAACAGCCTAGAACATGA
- the LOC121719565 gene encoding CMRF35-like molecule 1 isoform X2, with amino-acid sequence METQLVVFFCLLAGVLPVESVIQVTGYVGKSAVIRCPYDRGYEEYSKYLCRGSCRLGGKDKKVETKAGQTKAINGRFSLHDDTTAGVFTVTITGLTAEDSGQYWCGVKTGVGRYDVFTEVELNVKKVPPPSPMSTTTEDHTLSSSSSSSSGPTFNTSQFDLQPTPGRYTTACQWTAGVTPQVQEGRVPSTAVLILCTAGLLAVVMVCGLAYRLRGRKSKGNIPPTLRNRSLAEDPNDYEMTEEPESVPAARESVSTLYCLADQPHQPSVTTTGRPFRKNPEPPIYFNSEEDPAFPIYANETA; translated from the exons gtgttcttCCTGTGGAGTCTGTGATCCAGGTGACTGGATATGTAGGTAAATCAGCAGTGATCAGATGCCCCTATGATAGAGGATATGAGGAATACTCCAAGTACCTCTGCAGAGGGTCATGTCGTCTTGGAGGTAAAGATAAGAAAGTCGAGACAAAAGCAGGTCAGACCAAAGCAATCAATGGGAGATTCTCTTTGCATGATGACACCACTGCTGGAGTCTTCACTGTGACAATCACTGGACTGACTGCAGAGGATTCTGGGCAGTACTGGTGTGGGGTTAAAACAGGAGTTGGGAGATATGATGTGTTCACTGAAGTGGagttaaatgttaaaaaag TTCCACCTCCCTCCCCGATGTCAACCACCACTGAGGACCACACTctctcatcttcatcttcatcttcatctggtCCGACATTCAACACCTCCCAATTTGACCTGCAGCCAACCCCTGGAAGGTATACCACTGCAT GCCAGTGGACAGCTGGTGTGACCCCACAGGTTCAGGAGGGCCGCGTGCCGTCCACTGCTGTGCTAATCCTTTGCACAGCGGGCCTGCTGGCTGTGGTCATGGTGTGTGGGCTGGCCTACAGACTGAGGGGGAGGAAGTCAAAAG GAAACATCCCACCTACCCTTCGAAACAGAAGCCTGGCAGAGGAT CCTAATGACTATGAGATGACTGAGGAGCCAGAGAGTGTCCCAGCGGCCAGGGAGTCGGTCAGCACCCTCTACTGCCTTGCAGACCAGCCTCACCAACCCTCAGTGACCACCACTGGCAGGCCATTCAGGAAAAACCCGGAGCCGCCCATCTACTTCAACTCCGAGGAAGACCCTGCTTTTCCCATTTACGCCAATGAAACAGCCTGA
- the LOC121719565 gene encoding CMRF35-like molecule 1 isoform X1, with translation MKTPLILFFGLLAGVLPVESVIQVTGYVGKSAVIRCPYDRGYEEYSKYLCRGSCRLGGKDKKVETKAGQTKAINGRFSLHDDTTAGVFTVTITGLTAEDSGQYWCGVKTGVGRYDVFTEVELNVKKVPPPSPMSTTTEDHTLSSSSSSSSGPTFNTSQFDLQPTPGRYTTACQWTAGVTPQVQEGRVPSTAVLILCTAGLLAVVMVCGLAYRLRGRKSKGNIPPTLRNRSLAEDPNDYEMTEEPESVPAARESVSTLYCLADQPHQPSVTTTGRPFRKNPEPPIYFNSEEDPAFPIYANETA, from the exons ATGAAGACACCTTTGATCCTCTTCTTCGGTCTGCTTGCCG gtgttcttCCTGTGGAGTCTGTGATCCAGGTGACTGGATATGTAGGTAAATCAGCAGTGATCAGATGCCCCTATGATAGAGGATATGAGGAATACTCCAAGTACCTCTGCAGAGGGTCATGTCGTCTTGGAGGTAAAGATAAGAAAGTCGAGACAAAAGCAGGTCAGACCAAAGCAATCAATGGGAGATTCTCTTTGCATGATGACACCACTGCTGGAGTCTTCACTGTGACAATCACTGGACTGACTGCAGAGGATTCTGGGCAGTACTGGTGTGGGGTTAAAACAGGAGTTGGGAGATATGATGTGTTCACTGAAGTGGagttaaatgttaaaaaag TTCCACCTCCCTCCCCGATGTCAACCACCACTGAGGACCACACTctctcatcttcatcttcatcttcatctggtCCGACATTCAACACCTCCCAATTTGACCTGCAGCCAACCCCTGGAAGGTATACCACTGCAT GCCAGTGGACAGCTGGTGTGACCCCACAGGTTCAGGAGGGCCGCGTGCCGTCCACTGCTGTGCTAATCCTTTGCACAGCGGGCCTGCTGGCTGTGGTCATGGTGTGTGGGCTGGCCTACAGACTGAGGGGGAGGAAGTCAAAAG GAAACATCCCACCTACCCTTCGAAACAGAAGCCTGGCAGAGGAT CCTAATGACTATGAGATGACTGAGGAGCCAGAGAGTGTCCCAGCGGCCAGGGAGTCGGTCAGCACCCTCTACTGCCTTGCAGACCAGCCTCACCAACCCTCAGTGACCACCACTGGCAGGCCATTCAGGAAAAACCCGGAGCCGCCCATCTACTTCAACTCCGAGGAAGACCCTGCTTTTCCCATTTACGCCAATGAAACAGCCTGA
- the LOC121719565 gene encoding uncharacterized protein LOC121719565 isoform X4, which translates to MKTPLILFFGLLAGVLPVESVIQVTGYVVPPPSPMSTTTEDHTLSSSSSSSSGPTFNTSQFDLQPTPGRYTTACQWTAGVTPQVQEGRVPSTAVLILCTAGLLAVVMVCGLAYRLRGRKSKGNIPPTLRNRSLAEDPNDYEMTEEPESVPAARESVSTLYCLADQPHQPSVTTTGRPFRKNPEPPIYFNSEEDPAFPIYANETA; encoded by the exons ATGAAGACACCTTTGATCCTCTTCTTCGGTCTGCTTGCCG gtgttcttCCTGTGGAGTCTGTGATCCAGGTGACTGGATATGTAG TTCCACCTCCCTCCCCGATGTCAACCACCACTGAGGACCACACTctctcatcttcatcttcatcttcatctggtCCGACATTCAACACCTCCCAATTTGACCTGCAGCCAACCCCTGGAAGGTATACCACTGCAT GCCAGTGGACAGCTGGTGTGACCCCACAGGTTCAGGAGGGCCGCGTGCCGTCCACTGCTGTGCTAATCCTTTGCACAGCGGGCCTGCTGGCTGTGGTCATGGTGTGTGGGCTGGCCTACAGACTGAGGGGGAGGAAGTCAAAAG GAAACATCCCACCTACCCTTCGAAACAGAAGCCTGGCAGAGGAT CCTAATGACTATGAGATGACTGAGGAGCCAGAGAGTGTCCCAGCGGCCAGGGAGTCGGTCAGCACCCTCTACTGCCTTGCAGACCAGCCTCACCAACCCTCAGTGACCACCACTGGCAGGCCATTCAGGAAAAACCCGGAGCCGCCCATCTACTTCAACTCCGAGGAAGACCCTGCTTTTCCCATTTACGCCAATGAAACAGCCTGA
- the LOC121719565 gene encoding CMRF35-like molecule 2 isoform X3 codes for METPFMIILFCLLAGVHPVESVIQMTGDVGKSAVIRCPYDRGYEGYSKYLCKGSCLHLTLKSKIVKTEAGQTKAINGRLSLHDNTTAGVFTVTITGLTAEDSGQYWCGVKTGFGKADVFSGEVELKVQKVLPPTPNSTPVPSTEDHTLSSPSTAPTSNTSQTQHVLETNISDNAFKDQLTADEPRDVPENSVVMVILCVLVLLVIMTVCGLVSALYYRQRRRKKQTAACGPSSLNTIDHMGEVRPRVS; via the exons ATGGAGACACCTTTCATGATAATATTATTCTGCCTGCTTGCTG gTGTCCATCCTGTGGAGTCTGTGATCCAGATGACTGGAGATGTAGGTAAATCAGCAGTGATCAGATGCCCCTATGATAGAGGATATGAGGGATACTCCAAGTACCTCTGCAAAGGGTCATGTCTTCACTTAACACTTAAAAGTAAAATAGTCAAGACTGAAGCAGGTCAGACCAAAGCAATCAATGGGAGACTCTCTCTGCATGACAACACCACTGCTGGAGTCTTCACTGTGACCATCACTGGGCTGACTGCAGAGGATTCTGGGCAGTACTGGTGTGGAGTTAAAACAGGGTTTGGAAAAGCTGATGTTTTCTCTGGAGAAGTGGAATTAAAGGTACAAAAAG tcctccCTCCCACCCCAAACTCGACCCCTGTACCCTCCACTGAGGACCACACCCTCTCATCTCCATCTACAGCTCCGACCTCCAACACCTCCCAAACTCAGCATGTATTGGAGACAAACATTAGTGATAATGCCTTTAAAG ACCAGCTAACTGCTGATGAGCCTCGGGATGTTCCAGAAAACTCTGTCGTCATGGTGATCTTGTgtgtgctggtgctgctggtcaTAATGACGGTGTGTGGGTTAGTTTCAGCCCTCTACtacagacagaggaggaggaagaagcagacagcag CATGCGGTCCATCCAGCCTTAACACCATCGATCACATGGGGGAGGTAAGACCAAGAGTTTCATAA